A window of the Acidithiobacillus thiooxidans ATCC 19377 genome harbors these coding sequences:
- a CDS encoding glutathione peroxidase: MKLTSMEGKSVPQATFRTRVDNQWRDMSSDSLFKDRTVVVFSLPGAYTPTCSSSHLPRYNELAPTFRENGVDEIICLSVNDAFVMDAWAKELGVENIRLIPDGNGDFTQGMGMLVDKSDLGFGKRSWRYSMLVKDGVISKMFIEPDKPGDPFEVSDADTMLRYINPEARDPEFITVFTREGCPHCARAKALLKERNMVFEEIHTGMGTGISSRSIRAVSGRSTVPQVFIGGRHIGGADDLEKFLGK; the protein is encoded by the coding sequence ATGAAGCTTACCAGTATGGAAGGTAAATCGGTTCCACAAGCCACTTTTCGCACCCGCGTCGACAACCAATGGCGGGATATGAGCAGTGACAGCCTCTTCAAGGACAGAACCGTCGTGGTATTTTCATTGCCCGGTGCTTACACCCCGACCTGTTCTTCCAGCCATCTGCCCCGTTACAACGAATTGGCTCCGACCTTTCGGGAAAACGGTGTGGATGAAATTATCTGCCTTTCAGTGAACGATGCTTTTGTGATGGATGCCTGGGCCAAAGAACTGGGCGTAGAAAATATCCGCCTGATTCCCGATGGGAATGGGGATTTTACCCAAGGTATGGGTATGCTGGTAGACAAAAGCGATTTGGGATTTGGTAAGCGTTCCTGGCGCTACTCCATGCTGGTCAAGGATGGCGTCATTAGCAAAATGTTTATCGAGCCTGACAAACCCGGTGATCCCTTTGAAGTCTCCGACGCGGATACCATGTTGCGTTACATCAATCCCGAGGCCAGGGATCCGGAATTTATCACCGTATTTACGCGTGAAGGTTGTCCGCACTGCGCCCGGGCCAAAGCCCTGTTAAAAGAACGTAATATGGTTTTCGAGGAAATCCACACCGGCATGGGGACGGGCATCAGCTCGCGCAGTATTCGCGCAGTCAGTGGCCGCTCGACGGTACCCCAGGTGTTTATTGGCGGACGCCATATTGGTGGTGCAGATGATCTGGAGAAGTTTTTAGGTAAATAA